DNA sequence from the Oryza brachyantha chromosome 5, ObraRS2, whole genome shotgun sequence genome:
atgttgatgtAGCAGCGATTAGCCGACAGGCGAGACAATCGActgttgaaagcttggatcggctggGAATCCGATACATGTAAACTtgagtaattaaataaacagcaaatcatgtgttacgattgactaaaattaatttgcatgtaatactcataagccgatgcaacataaataactaccgatctaGATAAATCCAGCcaattggtataaaaataatgcagtaaggcaatcgactactctattgatgtaaatatgataagcatgtagatcggcaaagatcatcggctatgaacgactgacaaacgaccaagatctatataATATCTAGcctgctaagaataatcatagaagaacGGACCAAATCGAGACAATTCAAGATTACgtctagcaatgtcaggatagatattagatagatctagattgctatcaagccgatgagccgatgattgataacctatcggctggtactccaataaaataatgagcaaaatacattgatccgatataaaccatctgataaacgcaatctactagatcggatcaaaccgagatagtattagattgaatatgtcaaatagcaaatatcaaatcaacaTAGATCACCCTAAATGGtcaaccagatcaactcaagataccgAAATAACTCAAGCTAAAATTGATacaataactagcaatcgcacaaccagattagaagatcggattgAACCAAGAcaattctaatctagccgatacgattacctTGGGTGGCGGAACGTAGGATTTTCCCCTCCACCAGAGATCGAGATGATGCAGCCCAGCGTCAGGTGCTAAGTTCCACGGGTGTTGAAACCTCCGTGAAGAGGGTGGAGATGCActgagagtaattgatctatattgTGATGTAGATATTTTACAATGACTccggacatacatatttataccctcgggtgtaTGCTAATCCGtattggacacgacatacgacTCCACTAATAgatgaaaagaaataacaactCCTATgtggactctatctctaattcctACTGAATACGACATGGtttctaatagaaaaaaaggaaacaaataaGTCCTGATCAGACTCTAACCCTCTtggagataaaacaaaaatcctaaccaactctaattaatagataaatttacgccgccatgccttggtcttcacgattccctgttgAATTCGTACTCTTccagataaaatttctatcttatccgaatccaataagaaaatttaccaaattttggtgttgaCAGATACCGAGTTCAATACCTATGAATTAATAAATTGATGTCCTCTCAtgaaaatttgagttgaaaaagaatatataatatgcttcttttcatataaaaagaaCACCAAAATTTTCCTATACTGAGAACATTAGATTTTCCTATATAATATGATCACACGTACCACTCCGTCCTAatggattatatatttttttagaaaaataaggaAGTAGAACACCTACTATTATATCACAAAAAGTGGCAGTTGAGTCCTAAGGTATTACAAAAATTGGTAGGcagagaataaaataatacaaaagTTCAttgatgtaaaataaaatagtataaacATTGATGGATACAAATTAAAGTGTTGCCTCACAATCAgcaaaatcccttatattttggattaaaaaaataggggCTAACACCATACTCTATATGGGAGAGGAAGGAAGTATAAATTAGTGTCTCGaggaaaaaattgataagagcatataatatacaattttcatataaaatgtaaaagttaaaattaatcatatttttcaaacttaaaaataaaaactttacagaaaatatattttcttaaataaaattgGGGACTTTTTGGTAGAAAAAACCTACAAAAGATGCTAAGATGGAGACCAAGAAATCATAGGTGAGATACGAGATATCCCACCCCCGAACTATCTTACATTGACATCAATCTCAACCTTTTTACATAACACTGATAATGATATCATCCTCATCCATTTATATAGTACGTAGATCCGATTGTCACTTATAATATCGTCAACTTAGACCACTACTCAGCACCAATATACGTGACGAGTTGATATTACAATGTTATATGTCGAACGGAGCGCTGAGATtccactttatttttagaacaaattttTTGTCACATTCTATCGTCCAAATAAGATCTTTAAAATGATCAAATCGCCAATTTTTCAGGGTTTTTTTCAAGCGTGCTTAGACAAACGTTAAATATACTTAATCCCAATTCAAAGCAACGGGCTACAGTGGCAACGACTGACGACGTTACGGTGTACCGCCGTCGAAACCACCTCGGAGgaccccccctccccccccccccgggccCACCCCAACCCAACAAACGCCGTGACAAATCGATTTTTACAACGGAGacaagagaaagagaggacgagggcaccaccacctccgcgtcgtcgtcgtcgccgccgccgaaacGACCCGGCCCACCACGCCACGAACCCCGCgtgcccccccccctcctacctgcgcggcgccgcggcggagcagGCAGCCGTGGGGCCGGGCGCggccgcgggcgcgggcgcgatgGACATGGACAGCGTGGAGTGCCTCTCCCTCCCCGACTCGTCCATGGACGtggacgacgtcgacggcggcggccaccaccacGGAGGGCACCACCACGGCCTCCCGCCCCACCCCGCGCacctccccgccgtcgccgtcgccgtcggcccgGGGCGCGCGTTTCCCAAGGTGAACGTCGCGGGGGTGGTGGGCGCGGCGGGAGGTGTGGTCACGGGCGGTGGgggagccgccggcggcccGCCGGCCACCAGCGTGCACGAGCTGCTCGAGTGCCCCGTCTGCACCAACTCCATGTTCCCGCCCATTCACCAGGTGGGTTCCGCTCCTCTCCGCATCCGGCGGGGTTTCCTTCGATTTAGGGGTGGGGGGACGTGTTCTCGTTCTGTGCGCGCCTGGATTTGGAATGGGTTTGCTCTTGGTTCAATGCGTGCGGATTTGTGGATTTCGATTTGCAGTGGCGGGATCTTTGTGGCAGCCGCTCGCATTTCGAATTAATTGGCGTGCGCCTTCGCCAATTCGGTGCCGCTCGAATTGGGGAATTCTCTCCTCTCAACGATTGGGTCATACGATTTGGGTAGTTTCAGGATGGTTGTTTGAATAAGGCGCATTTGGTTTAGTTCAACTCCAATTTCTTCAGCTAATTGGTGGTCTTTATCTGACATCCTTAATCATTTCAAATGGAACGTAATTTTCCGTTTTGGATCTGAATTTGCGCGTCGTAAGGTCCGCCGTCTTGCTTGCGCGCTGATTAATTTGGACCTGTTTGGCCATAATTTATTGCATTTTGTTGTTTCCCCAAGCTCCAAATGCCTTGGAATAGCGGCAAAGAATTGTCTCGTTGCATACTTGGTTGCTTGTTTGTGCCAATGTTCTTGTCTTGTTGTTAGTGATGGTTGATGCTTCTAATAACCGGGAGCTCGTTGAGATGCTCACGTGACTGATTGACCAGTCTTGCCACAAATGTGATACCACACAATTCATCCTATCGATGCTTTCATAGCTGACAGTGTAGACCGTGCATTAACAACAGGGAACATTCATATTGATGGAGGTGAGCTGGATTTCTAACTtctaaaataacaagttaacAACAGAAGATTTTGGTCTCTTAGAAACTTAGAAGTTCGAAGACTATCAAGATGGGTCGAGGAATGGAGTACAGTACTTGCGAGAGGTTTTTACAAGGTGGGGATGAAAATATCCCTGCATTCCCTGGATGGGGACAGCATTCCTGGGTCGAAGAACACTGCCTTTGACTCTGTTTCCTGAACGATTAGCATCTTCCATGCATAGTCATTCGCTTGCGTAATTGTTGTTATGATCGGTCCAACATTCATTTTAGCACACTTGATATGTTGGTTGTCCTCCTTGTTTCTTTAGGATGAACTtatttaattgattagtaACCATATTCTGTTTTTTCCAAGTTTGTCCTAGTGGGTGCAGTACTAATAGTATAGACTATGGTTTGTTAACTAACAGAAATAGCATCTAATACAAATGGAAGGAAGTGAAGTCACACAAATTTTCTGATCCTGTTCTTTCCACTGTAATTTGGATATAGCGCACTGGATTCATTTTCCTCAATGGGAAATACGTTCGTTTAGGGTTCCTCAATCTGACTTGTCTTTGCTATTTGTTCCATTTAATCTGAACTCTTCTTGCCTATGTGGACGAAGCATATCAATAAGCCATGATCTTCACTGGCCTTCTCCCTTGAGCCTGGTCGCCACCATGATCGTCTATACTGTGTCCTTTGTCCTTAAATCCAGATGCCTGCCATGGGATGTAGTCCTTGATGGCTCTGGTCTCCCGATtcatttataactttttttctgttaCCAATGAAGTTTGGAGCTAGTAATTCAATGATATGGTTTAAATCAAGCTAAAAATACTGGAATGCAAAACAAATGCTAATTTTACTACTTACTTATAACtgctaaatatattaaattgatGGATCCCCCCTCTTGTCGTGCCAGCTATGGTTCTAGCATGAGTCATCATTCAAGAAAACATCTCATTCTCTGACCCTCTCCTTTTTTCTATTAGTACATTTCATTCTTGTGTCACCTGAACATGTCACATAATCTTGTGTCTCATGGACATATCAGGTATGGTCCAAGGATTGAGAATTTGGGGCAGTGGAATATTATAAATTCCTATTAACTTTTTGCTTGATTTGAAAACACTCCCATGACGTTATTTGCAAACATTTAACCTCTTATAAAAATTGCAGTGGCTATTATATTGTGTCAATAACTAAAGAATGAGAGCCAACCATTTTACGCAATGTCTAAAGAACCATTGATCTTTATCTTCTGCCGCGGCATGGGAATCTTTCCGTGATTGCTTCTTCTCTGCTATGCGCACCCTCTCTTTGTCCTTGAACTATAGGTGACTGCCATGGCAACATGGACGAAACCCATACTATTGTTGGAAGAGGGAAAACAACGTTTCAAGGGATTGTGACAATGAAAGGAGCACCTCAGTGTGTCTAAATGTTAAAAACTCTGTTTATTACGTGGTAGATTGACACATAGAAGCAGCTACGTCGTCGGTACCGTAGCAGGTGCAGAGCTATGATGATGAAATGCTCCCCTAGAAGGCACTGATCATCTCCTACAACACTTAAGCCATGATGATCAGATGATGGTTGACTGTGAGGCAGATACTATATACAGCCTCAGCGTTGCTATGTTGTCCTGACATGATGCTGCTGGGCACACTGTCAAAATCGGCACTCTCCTTGTCATCAGGACACCACTGAGCTCAAGATGCAATCTACTTTTCAGACTACTCCAAATTGGAATCCTCGTTGCCTGACATTACGAAAACAGTGATGATTGACTCTACTAATACTACCAAGGTAGcattcattatatttatcaGTTGGAATGGAGCTCTACCCACATGCTGGCCTACAACTACAAGTCTCTGAGGCATGGTTGGAGAATAGTAGAGTAGATAACTTTCTGTTTTCTTGATTGAACTGATTATATGCAGATGCCACAACTTCTTTTATGTAAGCACCTGCCACCTACTCACTTCCTAACAAAATAGCAACCACTAATGTACTATCTGTCTATGCCAACACCTACATGATAAGCCAAAAAAGTAGAAAAATCTCTATTTTATCTTCTGTTACTGCATGGGGTTCGATCACGTGACTGCTGCACACACTTTCTTCGTTCTTGGTGGCACGGTGCACGCCATATCACCACCCTGAATAGTTTTGtccattttttaattattgtaagtaaattttgattttattccCTGAtgattgttggtagtatacaATGTCTTATGGACAAATTGCATATTAAGACAGACGTGCAAGCTGTTATGGATGTAGGGTGTCTGTGAGAGCATGCACCTCACCtagtatttttcaatttttagtaTGAGCTTTTGATTATGTGAAAAAAGCTAGCATTTCTTATCTAGTTTGTTCTGGATGTGTTTTGGTAGTGTTGTTATTATTTTGCATGCTTGGAATGTCAGAATTAGAAGTATGCTTGTGTGGAAGTATAATGATGGACAGTTCATCAACCGGCCATCAATTAAACAGCTAGTCTGAATATCCAATTACTACATTAAGTGGAATGGTGCACATTGCCCATATTATATACATGCACAACTGTGTCAGCTTATTTATCTTTTCTACCTGCATATAATTACATCTGCTAACTAGCTACAGTTTTATTAACTTCCTGGAGTTTATAGAGTTACTGATTTACCATGTGGTTCCACTAGTACCTCTTTGATCTGTGTTGACCAAAGCCACTGTAATGCTTGCAGAAGAATTAATGCCCTAATGATTGGTTTGGTCCTGCCAAAAAGTGTTAATAACAAATATCACTGAACATCCTCTTGAGTCTTTAACATGAATCAAGACTTGTGAGAGCCTTATGTTGATGCCCTGTTTCTAAaccattattttaaaattatgtaaaGACCTGGCAAATGTATTATTAATGGGTTCTTAATTTTACACGTCACTCCAAATTACCATATATTGAAAGGATTACAGCTGCCAGGTAGCTTGGATATtcatttctagtttttttttttcgtggcATAGGGAATCGAGTATAAGttaggccccctttgattcaaaggaaattcataggaattttataggattttattcctattggaatttttcctataaagccatttgaatcaaaggaatgaaccctatgaaatcctatgaaattcctatggaatgcctcttcctatacaaaatttggagaaaatttaacaagagttagaacctcatggaaaaaccctatgagtctttatctctcctcaaatttctgtgtttttcctgtggtctaatcaaacggttattcctacgttttttctgtgttttgcaatccttagttttacacttacattcctgtcagaatcctatgtttttcctattcctccgttttttcatttctgtgATTTAAAGGGGCCCTTAATTTGTTGAGTTTTAGTATCAGCTAAGTGCCGATgctcttatttatatatgcattcaaCAATTTATGTGGGGAATGATCATTATTATCTTTGATtacaatagataaatatgctAGTACTCACAGATTCTCCTACATGCTGTGATTGTGTGATCTTTAATGTACAAGATATGTACAATCACTGTGCTAGGCACACAGAGATGAATTGACCtctctttttatttagaaCTTTAGATCCTTCTACTGTCACACACTTTTACCTTTCTCTAAACTATTTGCACTTGTTCTGTATAGTGAGTCTTGGATATCCTTTGAATTGTTGGAAAACTATATTCCAAAGAAATTTCCAATTTCTTATGCTGCTGTTTAAGCATCTTtgtacaacaaaaataacaatgaATGATCATGATTATATTGCACTAGAAATATTGGTCGTCATCTCATATGTACTGTTAGCATAGTTTCGTTACCTTGTTGTCACTAATTTTATCTTCTTGCAGTGCCAAAATGGACACACTTTATGTTCAACATGCAAAGCTAGAGTGCACAACCGGTGCCCTACCTGCAGACAAGAGCTCGGTGATATTAGGTGCTTGGCACTTGAGAAAGTAGCAGAATCACTCGAACTTCCCTGCAAATACTGCTCTTTAGGTTGCCCAGAAATTTTTCCATACTACAGCAAAATAAAGCATGAAGCACAGTGCAGCTTCAGGCCATATAACTGCCCTTATGCTGGTTCTGAATGTGCTGTGGCTGGTGACATTCCTTTCCTTGTTGCACATTTGAGGGATGATCACAAAGTTGATATGCATAGTGGTTGCACATTCAACCACAGATATGTCAAATCTAATCCACGCGAGGTTGAGAATGCAACCTGGATGCTAACAGTAAGTACTATAATAGCTAATAGTATCCATTTTCAGATACCTGTTTGCTATCATTGTTCTCATGATCTTTCCTCTGAATCAGGTGTTCCACTGTTTCGGGCAGTATTTCTGCCTGCATTTTGAGGCCTTCCAGCTTGGAATGGCACCAGTCTATATGgccttcctccgtttcatggGGGATGAGAACGAAGCAAGAAACTATACATACAGCCTTGAGGTCGGTGGCAACGGCAGGAAGATGGTATGGGAAGGCACCCCTAGGAGCATCCGTGACAGCCACCGGAAGGTCCGGGACAGCCATGACGGCCTCATCATCCAGAGAAACATGGCGCTGTTCTTCTCCGGGGGCGACAGGAAGGAGCTGAAGCTGCGGGTAACCGGCCGGATCTGGAAAGAGCAGACGAACCCGGATGGGGCCTGCATACCGAACCTTTGTAGCTGATCATGAGCAAGCAACGACAGATGAAACGGTTTGTGCTATTTGGCTGGCTTGTTATTTTCATCCATTGCCATGTCCTATTTTCGATAGTCCAGTGATTGTTCCAGTGTTGCATGTTAAGAAGCATATTTTAGAGGCGTAAAACGTTACTGTAAAGTAATATTGTGTATATCGAATTCAAGAGATCTCACAAGTTGGCCAATAAACGTCTGTCATCCATCTGCTATCTctttttcttgctttctttagGAAGACAAAGAGGACAGGTTTTTTCAGATTCATGCCTTCAATACCACtgaatttttgtaaaaatccCTGATGCCTGTCTTGCAAGGTTGTTGGTCTAAAAATAACCTTGCACAAGGAAAAAGCTGGAAGTCTAGAATACTCCAATAGGAACAAAAGCATTGCCATATGGGCCTATCCATATGACCATATCCCAAAATCTGAAGTGTGGTGTGGCTTTTGAACACTGTCCAACCAAAAAGTTCAGAAGCCAGTATCTGTAGCACAATGTCCACCAGATGTATGTGGATAGATATGCACCCCTGCAGGAGCAGCCAAGATTCGGTGCACTAGAGGGTATTCAGAGTTGAGAGTTGCAGTCATTGTCCTCTACGGCAAACTGCTCCGCTGCTGACTGCATGCAGTGGTGACACAGCGCGGTAGTTAGTACGTACTGTAGTACACTACGGACGgttggtagtagtagtagtactgggGTATTTTGCCTTACAAGAAAAGGTAATACTCCGTAGTAATAGTAGTAGTTTTGTTCGTATCAGTGATCAGGGACCCGTGTGTAGCTTCGTTTGTCAGTGACCACTGACCAGCGGTGGGTGGCAGACATGCACAGGTGGGATGCCTTTGTTGTTTTGCCCTCGGTGTCGGGGAACCGCACACGTTCACGTCTTGTGCGCAAGCCTTGGACTAtatgtgtgtttggttgcatGGTGATTGTAACCAGGCTAACTAAATATACATGTATGCTAGGTTGAGCAAGGATACGAGTACATAACAGTggggtgtttggttgcttgATATTATGAGCCTGTATTTATCAGGATATTATTTGGTTGATCGTATTGGAATTGTTGCATGAGTAGttttaaagtgaaaaaaaatacaaagaaagttttacaaatacttaatatatattttttaccataTTAATCCTTAATATAGCCTAACATACACTAAAATTAGTTAAACAATACTAATGACCTTATAATTATACCACCGGCCTCTCTTGGGCCTGGCTCGTCGGAAACGGAACTCATCCTCGTTTTTGCGGAACCAGGCCAAGCAATGCCTCATGAATTCAACCAGCTAGGATACAACAGGACTACAGCTAACCCAAACAAACCAAACCTGTATTAGTTAGATCTGTCTCCGCTGGTGtacacccaaccaaacacccccataggattaattaatagataaatctatataagATTAAATAATCTTACAGAAACGCTAATTATTAATACAACAGTAATAATAATTCAGCCTATGGAGTGATATGTCCTATGCCGATATTCAAATGgtatgctta
Encoded proteins:
- the LOC102711436 gene encoding E3 ubiquitin-protein ligase SINAT5, which translates into the protein MDMDSVECLSLPDSSMDVDDVDGGGHHHGGHHHGLPPHPAHLPAVAVAVGPGRAFPKVNVAGVVGAAGGVVTGGGGAAGGPPATSVHELLECPVCTNSMFPPIHQCQNGHTLCSTCKARVHNRCPTCRQELGDIRCLALEKVAESLELPCKYCSLGCPEIFPYYSKIKHEAQCSFRPYNCPYAGSECAVAGDIPFLVAHLRDDHKVDMHSGCTFNHRYVKSNPREVENATWMLTVFHCFGQYFCLHFEAFQLGMAPVYMAFLRFMGDENEARNYTYSLEVGGNGRKMVWEGTPRSIRDSHRKVRDSHDGLIIQRNMALFFSGGDRKELKLRVTGRIWKEQTNPDGACIPNLCS